TCCTTCCCGAAGAAAATCTACACTGCTCCTCAAAATTGAAGTGTCTCCTGCGACTTGGTGTAAGAAAATCTTCAAGCATTCTATATCTGTGCTCATTTCACATAATGTACGAAACAAATCGTTTAGTATCGTAATTTTACAATGATCTCATAAAGGGTAGTTTCGAGGTACATTTTTCATTAAACAAACAATAAAAAACCGTGTAAAATATGAGTGTGAAAAAATTtcgagagagaagaagaaactTAGGTTTCTCATTTTTacatacaacaacaaaaattgTGGAAAGAATGACTTTGAAACCGTCGAATTCGGAATCACGAACGTAGAGGATTCACTGGCTTGAAATGAGCACGGGCAGaacatttgaaaatatttttacaggaAGTTATACAGGAGTTGAAAGATCAACAGTGATCGAAGATCCCTCGGTTAtgattctttttaattttgcgGGGTAGTGTATTTGTTGCTTTAAGGTAAGTCATCACGCCAGAGAGTTGTTTGTCGTGTGAACGCTTGAATTTTGACCCACCATATTTTCACTGTACTGAGTGTGTCCTCCCGAGCCTAATTGATTCAATGATCCATGACCGCCGGCGACTGGTCGACAGTGCGCAGCGGCTCTTAACGTTCCATTATCTTCTGGCAGCATTCATCTTTGGTCAGTGATAAAAAAGCAGTGTCGATATCGTTTTCTTTTCCTATCCTATACTGTACACACACACGTTGTCGGACGGTACAGATCGCGCAAGAGAGCCAAAAAGTTTTCGAATAGAACAAACagatagaaaaaaaaagaaatacggAATAGAAGCTCGAGTCATTTCCTCGGATTTCAGTTTGTCAAGCTTCTCGAGATCATCATTTTACTATTTTCATTTAACAATTCGCCGTGCGTAGTCGTAGTAGAATGtgtactttttcatttctttcccATTGCAAAACGAGAGAGACAGTTATCATAGCCGCCCACCGCCATCGCTAATCAAATGACAACCGCGAGTATCGTCGTCCTCGATTAGTTGCCTGTTGTGACATTATCATTGCAAAATCTCTGCGAATATAGCTATGATTAACGTATACATTCCTTCTattattttactttttattattGTAAACCGCTAGAACGGATACGATGGACCACTTCAACCTTCTCTACAGGTAAATAATTTCCACTTTAAAAGTCCAGTATCttattatcttttaatttattatattcagtaaTATGACTTTCAGCGTTACGATCGAGTCGATTCGATATCTAGAGACTcattgtgtatatatatattctacaaTATACTAGGCTCTTGCATATGAAACGTCTGATCTCCAAGTGCAAATCTTGTGAAACCTTCTGATCAAGATATACTATTATAGCCTGAacattaaataatacaaatcggaataaaattctattttttcttGTTGTGAAAAATACGTGGGGATCCagtacatataaattttctttgtcTTCTAGAAAATACAAATAAATCAGAGCACGTGGGGCTTAATTTGCTGATCCTCAAGGTTCCATCTTCAGTTCTCACATAGATGTATAACTTCTCTTTTAAAGATATTTCCAGGTGAATCAATGTGCTTCTGTCTTTTTTATATGGATGGAAAAAAGAAATGTTCGAAGAAAGAATCGCTGTATGTCGATTATAATAGTAGTACTTGCTGCGATCAGTAGGTATCATTTAGGAGAAAGTTGTTTGCTTAACGTTACCGTTCCAAATCGGACGTTTCGTATTCACGAGCCTACTATACattatatagcatacattacaTGGCTAATGGAAGTCTATGTCGTCTACTTCGATATTGTACTTCTTGAACGTTGTCACGGTGAATGCGTAACCGCATCGAGTAGGCGATTATCGTAGACGCTAACTTGAAGACAAAAGCAAAATGTCtgtcgaaaaaaaaaaagactaatGTTCAGTGATGGGAACACGCGAGATCCAAGGCCTCGGAGAGAGGGGCCGACGTTGGTTTTCTTTGGAAGAAATATGACTGAATAGAacgattatatttattatagtaGCCGCCTTTTTCAATTCAGGGACTCGATAGAGTTTCGAGCGTTTTCATAGACCTAACTTTTTCAATTATCGTTGATCAAAGCTGGATGTGCGTGTAGCTACGTTAGGCACTACCAGTGTATCACGTTTTGCATGGTTTTTGACTGTTAACTGTGACAAACGGAAATCTATAAACAACATTTTCTCGTCCATCCAAGGATTGCTCTTAGAATGCTCTCCTGGTGTCTGTCTACACGTTTCCCTTTCGTTCAGAGATCAAATCCACTGTCCACGAGTTATGGCAACGAGACTGTCGAGTTCTATATtattaatacaataataatgCATGCGTTCGACGAACACGTCGGACTTTTCTCTGTCGTGAACTCTCGTGCACCTTAAGTCCGATACACACGTTCGATGTTCTTTCTGTGATGTCTTGTTGTTGACCGATTCCCCTGAAAAGGAATCTCTTTCTGGATCTTCCCCTCTGTTAATACTTCTCCTTCACTTGTTTCGAGAATATCGAGGAACGCTTTGCGAGTCTGTTCAAACAAACGAACGGTCAGATTTTTTGTCGATTGTTATTTTGTCGCCATCGCAAGGTACGAAAGCGACCAGTATCTCGTTTGACAGTAGTGTCGTTTTGAGGATGCACTTTAGCTTGGGGCACAGTGACTCACGGGTTTCACGTTCCTGCTGCTGCTGAATGCTTTTCTCTTTTTTGTTAAGTATACAAACTATTTTCTTGAatcaattaattcatttttagAATTTATCATTTTATTGTTAGTAAGCCATTCCAGAAGGTTCAAAGATATTAGAGAAACAGAAGAGAAATATAAACGGAAAATATTTAAATCAATTTGTTAAAAGAACGAATAGTTATTTGGTGGTTTACGAATTTTCACATTTCTTATCTTTAGAACAATTTGGTCTCTGTGAGTCACTGTCCGTCAGAATGATATTGTTACAgtgtaatgtgttaaaatatataccgAAAGATTGGCACTTACGTATTGCCATCGTCAAGTCAAAAAATGATTAAGTTTCAAATGTTAAACACAATATAATTGTTGAATGTACTTTTGAGTTGATTGTTATTTGCTAGATTAATTTACAGTGACAAAATCATTCTGttctattttcaataattttccgTCCACGATTAAGTCGTGTAGCATAATCGATAAAAGCATGCGTGAGTCTTTGTTTCGATTTAGTTTcgcttatttttattatatgtagatTGTTGAATCTCCGTTTTCAGCCTGATACATTTATTTCTACTGATCCGgttatgaaaattttgaacattttttgagAACGACACGTGTACACTGTTGGCCAGAATTTCGGAACACTTGTTCGCTTTTGAACGAGTCGATTGATGTCCATTTTCTAGAATTCGAGCTCAGGTTTTTTGACCAGCAGAATACACCGCCATTAAAAAGAAATTCGCATGTTTTTGTCTTGGCTAAAATTTTGGTAGATTAATCGTATTCGGTATATGAGAACGGATCGTAAtgtctggactgcggatttttgcaTAAATTTTTCTGGAGCACAAAAAATGGCAAGTTTCGATCCTTCGAGTCAGTGAAAAAATATTACACTTAGTTACACGAGTTAATCATGCATGCttaattgtataaaaattcagaaGTCAGTGTTCGAGACAGCttatccgcagtctggtagACATGCTAGTCCAGAAATGGACCACGGTTGCCCTGTGGGGCACTGGTGTGGCTCCGCGGAGCTCGAGAGCAACGAAACCACGCCCTCTCCGAGTCACTTTTGCCACTTCTTTCGAATGATTGCCATCAGGGGCAAAGCAGAGTGCTCCCAGGGCTCCCGTTGCTCATGTCTGGATTCCCAAGGGAACATATTCGAGTCAGACAAGCCAATTGTGACGAATTCAGTCAGAATTCGGACAGAAATGCGTAAAAATGAACAATAAATGAAATAATGATCAGTAAACTCAGTCAGCTGGCGCAGAACACGTTCCCTTGCCGCCAGCAGCCCTGTACTAAATCCTTTGAAGCTCGCGAATTACAACTACCAGTGTAGCAAATGTTCTCGTAATTCGCTGACTAATGTTGCTCTATCGCCGGGCTCTGCTTTCAGAAACCTCTGGTCCGCCAGCCGGAGGACACCATGTCCGTGGACCGGATGCAACCGTGCGAATTACACATGCAACCACAGAAAAAAAACTGCTGGAGGTCGTGGCTATCCAAGTTCCCGACGAAGTCCAAGCGCATCGACGTGATATCGCGAATTTTCTTCCCCATCGTATTCGCTTTTTTCAACCTCACGTACTGGTCCAGTTACCTGTTCCGGAAGGAGGGGGAGGACGAGTAAACGTCGACGAGGAAGCGCTCGGATTGAGGAACGTGGCACGCAGTCATTCCCACCACCAGTACCACACAACCACGACCACAACAACCACCGCAAACACCAACGCTAGATCACACCATCGTTCACGCCACCGGCAACCGGTTCACCAACACTACCATTACAAGCCTgaccaccaccgccaccaccaccaccaccatcaccatcaccatcacaacgtacaacgacagCCGGATGGAgacgaggaggaggacgaggaagaggaggaggaagaagaagaggagcaacagcaacagcaacacctGGCTCAGTCGGGCCACCGTCAGCTACGGTTCCATAGTCATCCAGGCGAGCCAAGGTCAGCATCGTTCCCGTCGCTGCACAGCGTCGGCAGCGACAGCAGGTGCTTGCAGCCGAGAAGCTCCTTGAGGAACGGACGAACATCCCTGAAGAGCTCGGGTAGATCCTCACCGTCAACGTCCCCATCGCCATCCCCATTCCCGTCGCCCACACCGTCGCCCACCACGTCTCGCAGGGCAACACCATCGCCGCCCACCGCGGCAGGAAACCGGCCATCATTCCCGAAAAGCGAGCGATGCTGCTGGGGCCTGCTACCCCGCAGGTGGTTCACCAGCCGCGACAAGGGCAGCGCGAGGATCGACTTCATCGCGCGACGCGCCTTCCCTCTCACGTTCATCCTCTTCAACCTCGGATATTGGTCCAACTATTTGTTCCAAGGAAAGGATTACGACAACAGGCAGAAGTAGACTGCATCGTCGTGATACGCCGGGGGCTCGGAACGGTTTCAGCCACGATAGCGAAACTTCTGGCTATCTGGTGTGCCGAGACCGGGCTCTCCAACACCTGCGTCCGATGCCGAGTCGCGGGTGagagcatttttttttttttctttatagtcTATGATTTTTATTGTCTGTGGGTTGTCTGGGTTTTCGAACGGATCCTAAGGGGTAGGATCTAGTTGCTGACTAGCTTCTCTTCGATTTGAAGTCTATTCACTTGTTAACTTTTTCGCCTGCTACGTATCTTTTATATTTGATCGTATATAGCTTCTCGTATTTCATAGTTCAATGTCACGTTCCGCGCGACGCGTTATAATAATTACTTGTGTGAAGACAGCACTGATAGCTGAACTCTGATGATCGTCCGTTTGTTCTTTGTCTTAACGTCGGTTTGTTCGAAAGATTAGTACACTCGGGTCTCGGTTCACCTCAATCATCCTAGGCAGAACCTCCGCAAAGTGGTTCACCATCAACGTTTCCGGAAGCCGTTTGAACCTCCGGCGACAAATATTTGAATCCCCGAAAGAGGATCGTCAACTGTCTTGAGCTGTATGCTAACGGAGAGGGAACCATCGCGCCTGAAATCGACTCGCAAAGCTTGAGTCTAGCTTTTAAGTCATCCGTTCTGAAACGAATCGTGCTTCTTCCATCTAGAAACTTCGTATGGTCCATGATAGTCGGGGGGAGGGAGGCAGAACGTGTAACATCTGAATGATGTTGTGTAATGCTTCATGGATGCGAGGGGCATGATTCGTTCTGACTGTTCACAACTGTGTGGGGATGTTAAGTTGGTCAGCAAAGTTTTATCTGATAAGAGGCGGAGCTAATGGCGTCTGGAGAGGGGTGGGGGCTGCTAAACACCAATCAGGCTACTATTATGGAGCAACAGATTCATCTTTGATACTCACATTGTCCTGTACTCTTTCTTCATCGTACAATTGGCCATCTAGGACAATTGCGGGAGTAGAGGCGTGTCAAGGGGCGGAGCTAGTGGAGATTAAACGCAAGTAGGGGCTATTGAAGATCAGTCAGTGTTTTGAGGCAACCTTTGACACTTTTGCAGCCCTTAATATGCATCACGCAGTTCAATTTAATGACTATCTTGGCCAATATCGAGAGTAGGCGTGTCAGTGGGTGGAGCTAGTGGGCATAATACACCAATCAGATCGCTTTGCCAAGCCAACTGACCATTCTCACACAACACACTCGCGAGTACAGCGTGTAAGAGGAACGGTAGACTGATCGCAAATTCGAGCCCGAAGTTCGATGACTATTCGAAGACCAAGGTATGCGCAATGATGTAACAACGCTCGGTACAGTAGCAA
This genomic stretch from Lasioglossum baleicum chromosome 13, iyLasBale1, whole genome shotgun sequence harbors:
- the Gluclalpha gene encoding glycine receptor alpha 1 isoform X4; protein product: MPVSGPAAKTQQEYSVQLTFREQWMDERLKFDDADGKLKYLTLTDAGRVWMPDLFFSNEKEGHFHNIIMPNVYIRIFPEGSVLYSIRISLTLSCPMNLKLYPLDRQVCSLRMASYGWTTTDLVFLWKEGDPVQVVKNLHLPRFTLEKFLTDYCNSKTNTGEYSCLKVDLFFKREFSYYLIQIYIPCCMLVIVSWVSFWLDQSAVPARVSLGVTTLLTMATQTSGINASLPPVSYTKAIDIWTGVCLTFVFGALLEFALVNYASRSDMHSENMRKNYPPSETEQSTSIDLTDQVEPDNSSNFAMNGYDGPLQPSLQNIEERFASLFKQTNETSGPPAGGHHVRGPDATVRITHATTEKKLLEVVAIQVPDEVQAHRRDIANFLPHRIRFFQPHVLVQLPVPEGGGGRVNVDEEALGLRNVARSHSHHQYHTTTTTTTTANTNARSHHRSRHRQPVHQHYHYKPDHHRHHHHHHHHHHHNVQRQPDGDEEEDEEEEEEEEEEQQQQQHLAQSGHRQLRFHSHPGEPRSASFPSLHSVGSDSRCLQPRSSLRNGRTSLKSSGRSSPSTSPSPSPFPSPTPSPTTSRRATPSPPTAAGNRPSFPKSERCCWGLLPRRWFTSRDKGSARIDFIARRAFPLTFILFNLGYWSNYLFQGKDYDNRQK
- the Gluclalpha gene encoding glycine receptor alpha 1 isoform X6, giving the protein MDERLKFDDADGKLKYLTLTDAGRVWMPDLFFSNEKEGHFHNIIMPNVYIRIFPEGSVLYSIRISLTLSCPMNLKLYPLDRQVCSLRMASYGWTTTDLVFLWKEGDPVQVVKNLHLPRFTLEKFLTDYCNSKTNTGEYSCLKVDLFFKREFSYYLIQIYIPCCMLVIVSWVSFWLDQSAVPARVSLGVTTLLTMATQTSGINASLPPVSYTKAIDIWTGVCLTFVFGALLEFALVNYASRSDMHSENMRKNYPPSETEQSTSIDLTDQVEPDNSSNFAMNGYDGPLQPSLQNIEERFASLFKQTNETSGPPAGGHHVRGPDATVRITHATTEKKLLEVVAIQVPDEVQAHRRDIANFLPHRIRFFQPHVLVQLPVPEGGGGRVNVDEEALGLRNVARSHSHHQYHTTTTTTTTANTNARSHHRSRHRQPVHQHYHYKPDHHRHHHHHHHHHHHNVQRQPDGDEEEDEEEEEEEEEEQQQQQHLAQSGHRQLRFHSHPGEPRSASFPSLHSVGSDSRCLQPRSSLRNGRTSLKSSGRSSPSTSPSPSPFPSPTPSPTTSRRATPSPPTAAGNRPSFPKSERCCWGLLPRRWFTSRDKGSARIDFIARRAFPLTFILFNLGYWSNYLFQGKDYDNRQK
- the Gluclalpha gene encoding glycine receptor alpha 1 isoform X5, with translation MEYSVQLTFREQWMDERLKFDDADGKLKYLTLTDAGRVWMPDLFFSNEKEGHFHNIIMPNVYIRIFPEGSVLYSIRISLTLSCPMNLKLYPLDRQVCSLRMASYGWTTTDLVFLWKEGDPVQVVKNLHLPRFTLEKFLTDYCNSKTNTGEYSCLKVDLFFKREFSYYLIQIYIPCCMLVIVSWVSFWLDQSAVPARVSLGVTTLLTMATQTSGINASLPPVSYTKAIDIWTGVCLTFVFGALLEFALVNYASRSDMHSENMRKNYPPSETEQSTSIDLTDQVEPDNSSNFAMNGYDGPLQPSLQNIEERFASLFKQTNETSGPPAGGHHVRGPDATVRITHATTEKKLLEVVAIQVPDEVQAHRRDIANFLPHRIRFFQPHVLVQLPVPEGGGGRVNVDEEALGLRNVARSHSHHQYHTTTTTTTTANTNARSHHRSRHRQPVHQHYHYKPDHHRHHHHHHHHHHHNVQRQPDGDEEEDEEEEEEEEEEQQQQQHLAQSGHRQLRFHSHPGEPRSASFPSLHSVGSDSRCLQPRSSLRNGRTSLKSSGRSSPSTSPSPSPFPSPTPSPTTSRRATPSPPTAAGNRPSFPKSERCCWGLLPRRWFTSRDKGSARIDFIARRAFPLTFILFNLGYWSNYLFQGKDYDNRQK